The Coffea arabica cultivar ET-39 chromosome 1e, Coffea Arabica ET-39 HiFi, whole genome shotgun sequence genome has a window encoding:
- the LOC140007069 gene encoding uncharacterized protein — MAVLAFAGAAKNLTLGNPLALVWNCRGAGSPLTVPQLKEIVNLQSPEVICLAETKNRKCFMNTVRMKLRYDKLFVVDPVGRSGGLAVMWKKELAVSRVLFTDFSIELQIEGSGDKSKWWLICVYASSIETVREKQWNIITERKALWGRNWVIAGDMNDIINNDEKWGGIRRPESSFRKFRSFISVNELIDIGFEGIPWTWCNNWEDEGEIKERLDRIMVSGG, encoded by the exons ATGGCGGTCTTGGCATTTGCAGGTGCAGCGAAGAATTTGACGCTCGGAAATCCACTG GCTCTGGTGTGGAACTGTCGAGGTGctgggagccccttgacagttccccaaCTAAAGGAGATTGTAAATCTCCAATCCCCAGAGGTGATCTGCTTGGCAGAAACTAAGAATAGGAAATGTTTCATGAATACAGTTAGGATGAAGTTGAGGTATGATAAACTGTTTGTAGTGGACCCTGTTGGTAGGTCAGGAGGACTGGCTGTTATGTGGAAGAAAGAACTAGCTGTTAGTAGGGTGCTTTTTACTGATTTCTCGATAGAATTGCAGATTGAAGGCTCAGGTGATAAGTCTAAGTGGTGGCTCATCTGTGTCTATGCCAGTAGTATAGAGACAGTTAGAGAGAAACAATGGAACATTATCACTGAAAGAAAGGCTTTATGGGGAAGAAACTGGGTGATTGCAGGGGATATGAATGATATTATCAATAATGATGAAAAATGGGGTGGAATCAGGAGGCCTGAGAGTAGTTTTAGGAAATTCAGGAGTTTCATTAGTGTGAATGAGCTGATAGATATAGGTTTTGAGGGCATTCCGTGGACATGGTGTAACAACTGGGAGGATGAAGGGGAGATTAAAGAAAGACTGGACAGAATTATGGTCAGTGGAGGGTGA